One genomic region from Bradyrhizobium icense encodes:
- a CDS encoding TetR/AcrR family transcriptional regulator, with amino-acid sequence MANESWSNKQSACFEPRAIRPQASGEIVRTCGITKGGLYHHFSGKDKLVIAAIERVHGMFRSQIFCPIDASSAPEHSAGRISRPLRGKGVAYNGFNVIMLWSAAVANGYSGSPAATSSASLN; translated from the coding sequence GTGGCGAACGAAAGCTGGTCGAACAAGCAGTCGGCTTGTTTCGAGCCAAGGGCTATTCGGCCACAAGCGTCGGGGGAGATCGTGCGTACTTGCGGCATCACCAAGGGCGGGCTCTACCATCACTTTTCTGGAAAGGACAAGTTGGTCATTGCCGCGATTGAACGTGTCCATGGCATGTTTCGGAGCCAAATCTTCTGCCCAATCGATGCGAGCTCGGCTCCCGAGCATTCTGCAGGTCGCATCTCGCGGCCGCTGCGCGGCAAAGGCGTTGCTTATAATGGTTTCAACGTTATCATGCTCTGGTCGGCAGCCGTCGCGAACGGTTACAGCGGCTCGCCAGCTGCGACTTCATCCGCGAGTTTGAATTGA
- a CDS encoding methyltransferase domain-containing protein → MDSLEQTTTRQSGPTGDGIRAERAGWSFGGDTPQYFDRHVARSVPNYEAGHRLIEQVSDFFVKSDSVGYEIGTSTGTLLRQLAKRHPHGTRWIGIDNERAMIEYARSAQGKAPNVEYLLANACEVDYEASDFIVSYYTIQFVPPRHRQSLIDLVYKSLNWGGAFLFFEKVRAPDARFQDIMSAIYIDYKLENGYSPEEVLGKASSLKGVLEPFSTKGNLDMLHRAGFVDTMTIYKHVCFEGFLAVK, encoded by the coding sequence ATGGACAGCTTGGAGCAGACTACTACAAGGCAAAGCGGGCCTACGGGAGACGGCATACGGGCCGAACGGGCTGGCTGGAGCTTTGGTGGTGATACACCTCAATATTTTGATCGCCACGTCGCAAGGTCCGTTCCCAACTATGAAGCCGGCCATAGGCTGATCGAACAGGTGAGTGACTTTTTCGTAAAGAGTGACTCCGTCGGTTATGAAATCGGTACTTCAACCGGAACGCTCCTACGGCAATTGGCGAAGCGTCATCCACACGGCACGCGCTGGATCGGGATCGATAACGAACGTGCCATGATTGAATACGCGCGCAGCGCTCAGGGCAAAGCGCCGAACGTTGAGTACCTGCTCGCAAACGCATGCGAGGTAGATTACGAAGCCAGCGATTTTATCGTCTCCTATTATACGATTCAGTTCGTTCCGCCGCGACACCGGCAAAGCTTGATTGATTTGGTTTATAAGTCGCTTAATTGGGGTGGAGCATTCCTGTTTTTCGAGAAAGTCAGAGCGCCAGATGCGCGATTCCAGGACATTATGAGCGCGATCTATATCGACTACAAATTGGAGAACGGCTACTCTCCGGAAGAAGTCCTGGGAAAAGCAAGTAGTTTGAAAGGCGTACTTGAGCCGTTTTCGACCAAGGGCAATCTCGATATGTTGCATCGTGCGGGTTTTGTGGACACCATGACCATATACAAGCATGTCTGTTTTGAGGGATTTCTGGCCGTCAAATAA
- a CDS encoding radical SAM protein: MRSRESALEQARSSLQRLGIPAALPALHAAGIGISRAVLGGSHSVAIYPPINSLTPLDSTSVIDTIEWGGETSLYVHVAFCETRCTFCHYTVDHYAGRAKHSIEDDAKVARYLTALKRELAFWGARLARAGTVVSSIYIGGGTPLVLDEPALHSLIRTIRNEYDLRPDAEFCIEGSPLTIAAPEGEHKLWSLKAQGITRLSFGVQSFDDEVLKYAARGYKRETPIRACAIANRIFENWNLDLIQGLYKASTSEVWDNLEAIAEIRPPHLTWYHGRFGDRPQGHWYRTETKRAEFEDEFATLLGRMLIWQEMAALGYDQTDGNRFVRSHEFTDPFKKIRTSASSDLLGVGAGAYSHVGVKVAKANYRGHVFRNDPNIRTYVDAVLTGNVPIATGRGVDEEELLAGSYATGLRTGRIEDESRRSLRSAHPQLSRYYDALVNELNNAGALEAYLDDSGQAGLRLSSLGKLFEDEALSFFFSPAVKSALATKTTSERKLQLA, encoded by the coding sequence ATGAGATCGCGAGAATCCGCTCTTGAGCAAGCACGCTCGTCGCTGCAACGGCTCGGAATTCCAGCGGCGTTGCCGGCGCTTCATGCCGCCGGCATCGGCATCAGTCGTGCGGTCCTGGGCGGATCGCATTCAGTGGCAATCTACCCGCCCATCAACTCATTGACACCGCTCGATTCAACGAGTGTGATCGATACGATCGAGTGGGGCGGAGAAACGAGCCTGTACGTTCATGTAGCGTTCTGTGAAACGCGCTGCACCTTCTGTCATTACACGGTCGATCACTACGCTGGCCGGGCAAAACACTCTATCGAGGACGACGCTAAAGTTGCTCGTTATCTCACGGCGCTAAAACGTGAACTCGCTTTTTGGGGCGCGCGGCTCGCTCGCGCCGGCACCGTAGTGTCATCAATCTATATCGGCGGAGGCACGCCGCTCGTTCTCGATGAGCCAGCGTTGCACAGTTTGATACGTACCATTCGAAATGAATATGATTTGCGACCCGACGCAGAGTTTTGCATCGAAGGCAGTCCCCTCACAATCGCCGCGCCTGAGGGGGAACACAAGCTGTGGTCTCTCAAGGCTCAAGGCATTACCCGCCTGAGCTTTGGAGTACAGTCGTTCGATGATGAAGTGCTCAAATATGCAGCCCGCGGCTACAAACGCGAGACTCCAATTCGTGCATGCGCAATTGCAAATCGGATCTTTGAGAACTGGAATCTCGACCTGATCCAGGGTCTCTATAAGGCGTCGACTTCGGAAGTATGGGATAACCTTGAAGCCATTGCCGAGATCCGTCCGCCACACCTCACTTGGTATCACGGGCGATTTGGGGATCGTCCTCAAGGACACTGGTATAGGACGGAAACAAAGCGAGCGGAGTTCGAGGACGAGTTCGCCACGCTTCTTGGCCGCATGCTTATCTGGCAGGAAATGGCCGCGCTCGGCTATGACCAAACCGACGGAAACCGCTTTGTGCGATCGCATGAATTTACCGATCCATTCAAGAAGATCCGGACGTCGGCGTCGAGCGATCTTCTTGGAGTGGGGGCGGGAGCTTATTCCCACGTCGGCGTCAAAGTGGCGAAGGCAAACTATCGGGGGCACGTGTTTCGCAACGACCCGAATATCCGGACTTATGTGGATGCCGTTTTGACAGGCAACGTTCCGATCGCCACGGGACGCGGCGTCGACGAAGAGGAATTGCTGGCCGGGTCTTATGCGACAGGGCTTCGTACCGGACGGATCGAGGACGAAAGCCGGCGGTCGCTCCGCTCCGCTCATCCCCAGCTTTCGCGGTATTATGACGCTCTTGTCAATGAGCTGAACAATGCCGGCGCATTAGAGGCTTATCTCGACGATAGCGGCCAGGCCGGACTGAGACTTTCCTCGCTCGGTAAGCTCTTTGAAGATGAAGCCTTGTCCTTCTTCTTCAGTCCCGCGGTCAAAAGCGCATTGGCCACAAAAACGACAAGCGAACGCAAGCTGCAGCTCGCATAA
- a CDS encoding class I SAM-dependent methyltransferase codes for MKLLEHLKTSSPDSLSGGLPDDAFVMLDPDVEVLGVEIAEHRLLSHRYFEIGMVVPPGDGLLDFVTTLINEPVNLAVLRAQFDDQHMIDKMLASLRQHGFMHVTSQTKPSTEELEHLRRIAEGARTSILRRSIVIDLDAEISIAQISTRLKDETHPPELLLRCARLADHMSILGELSRLRQNGIVRMHQTVVQTQHLSSDRELRRSLVRLGASVYLDRISWPVPNHPIAGLEEMVRDCVAVHLLMTPDLSILNETERGRVLTWAASAFISGLCLRLEPEALWPAGDAGEDDFVAIFNAVRTIENALGDVLILNLPSDEVLLGNAASSTSPGRLSDFSNRFRAAYLRWRLPLLKSCENDNSWSQLPEVEDKLVRAQEDLLPNHPELLLLKPGSIVVDVCGGLGRVARRLSPAVGEDGLVISVEMFRCLSDRARRFASERNFTNLHFRPGLAQRLALPDASVDAAVNEWTGGIWELGLGPSMVKEMARVVRPGGRIAITHRLVQLHLASLWQPWVQYNEIYTWIREACVHPDLTIIAERIWGQIVPSLVGEHATLWRKQYMPRLINPYDVIYRYDDSPDTRADVYLTVIAQRR; via the coding sequence ATGAAACTGCTTGAGCACCTTAAGACCTCCAGTCCCGATAGCCTTTCCGGCGGGCTGCCGGACGATGCATTTGTCATGCTCGACCCGGACGTCGAGGTTCTAGGCGTCGAGATTGCCGAACATCGATTGCTCAGTCACCGCTACTTCGAAATCGGCATGGTTGTACCACCCGGCGACGGCCTATTGGATTTTGTCACCACGCTCATCAACGAGCCTGTTAATCTGGCGGTTCTGCGCGCTCAATTCGACGATCAGCACATGATCGACAAGATGCTGGCTTCGCTGCGCCAGCACGGCTTTATGCACGTTACCTCGCAAACGAAGCCGTCGACCGAAGAGCTTGAGCATCTCCGACGTATCGCGGAAGGGGCGCGCACCTCAATCTTGCGCCGCTCCATCGTAATCGACCTGGATGCCGAGATTTCGATTGCGCAGATCTCCACACGCTTGAAGGACGAAACGCATCCGCCGGAGCTGCTGCTGCGTTGCGCGCGGCTGGCAGATCACATGTCGATTTTGGGCGAACTGTCCCGCCTTCGTCAGAACGGCATCGTTCGAATGCACCAGACCGTGGTGCAAACGCAACACCTGTCGAGCGACCGTGAACTCCGGCGATCGCTCGTTCGTCTCGGCGCCTCGGTCTACCTCGACAGAATTTCTTGGCCGGTGCCGAACCATCCGATTGCCGGGCTTGAGGAGATGGTCCGCGATTGCGTCGCCGTCCATCTACTCATGACGCCCGACCTATCGATCCTGAATGAGACTGAGCGGGGCCGCGTTCTGACCTGGGCGGCCTCGGCCTTCATCTCCGGTCTATGCTTACGGCTTGAGCCGGAAGCTCTCTGGCCAGCGGGCGATGCCGGCGAAGATGATTTTGTCGCCATTTTCAACGCAGTTCGCACGATCGAGAACGCGCTCGGCGACGTCTTGATCCTTAATTTGCCGAGTGATGAAGTGTTGCTGGGCAATGCGGCGTCTTCTACGTCTCCCGGCCGGCTGTCCGATTTTTCCAACCGCTTTCGTGCGGCGTATTTGCGATGGCGTCTCCCTTTGTTGAAGTCGTGTGAGAACGACAACAGCTGGAGCCAGCTACCTGAAGTCGAGGACAAACTGGTCCGCGCGCAGGAGGATCTGCTTCCCAATCACCCGGAATTGCTGCTGCTCAAGCCAGGTAGCATCGTGGTCGACGTGTGCGGCGGCCTGGGACGTGTTGCACGGAGATTGTCGCCGGCGGTTGGCGAAGACGGACTCGTGATTTCCGTCGAGATGTTTCGCTGCCTGAGCGATCGGGCGCGCCGGTTCGCCTCCGAACGAAACTTCACGAACCTCCATTTTCGTCCTGGTCTTGCGCAGCGTCTCGCTCTGCCCGATGCGTCAGTTGATGCGGCCGTTAACGAATGGACCGGAGGCATCTGGGAGTTGGGACTCGGACCGAGCATGGTCAAAGAAATGGCGAGGGTCGTTCGCCCCGGAGGCCGCATCGCGATCACCCATCGGCTCGTGCAGCTTCATCTCGCCTCGCTCTGGCAGCCATGGGTCCAGTATAACGAAATCTATACTTGGATTCGCGAAGCCTGCGTGCATCCGGACCTGACGATCATCGCCGAACGCATCTGGGGTCAAATCGTCCCGTCGCTCGTGGGCGAGCATGCAACCCTTTGGCGCAAGCAGTATATGCCGCGCCTGATAAATCCCTACGACGTAATCTACAGATACGACGACAGTCCAGATACGCGCGCCGACGTTTATCTTACGGTCATCGCGCAACGGCGGTGA
- a CDS encoding DUF692 domain-containing protein: MSVPRLGVGLQFNPELIGWFPFLDQPLDALEILFDSVMSPLDGPGLISPRAVDLMRDITDKYPLLGHSNYGGDFGFDDLMSTAAVRRHVPLSQKFNVSSVANHCFYGDASWSDVWSSPLQFSRAEAVRVAARARALQDLYGVPLAHENAAYYRVCPGSDMPEEEFLARMLELSGTYLHLDLHNLYANEQNHRARGYSIHRFLSTIPLDRIITIHMAGGRWINGQYHDLHDTQVAEAVWGLLDDVLSRARPGAVILEYETQSLYCNGEMADTGRTTDLILSDLERGRAAWDRAYGRASRRTTRSEAA; the protein is encoded by the coding sequence ATGAGCGTTCCGCGCTTGGGCGTTGGGCTTCAGTTCAATCCGGAATTGATTGGTTGGTTTCCGTTTCTGGACCAACCCCTTGATGCGCTGGAAATACTGTTCGACTCGGTCATGAGCCCTCTTGATGGGCCGGGGCTTATTTCTCCCCGTGCCGTCGATCTCATGCGCGACATTACGGATAAATATCCGCTCCTCGGACATTCGAACTACGGCGGTGACTTCGGCTTCGACGATCTGATGAGCACAGCGGCGGTGCGGCGACACGTGCCGCTCTCTCAGAAATTCAACGTTTCCTCAGTCGCCAACCACTGTTTCTATGGCGATGCCTCCTGGTCCGACGTTTGGAGCAGTCCGTTGCAATTCTCGCGGGCTGAAGCTGTTCGTGTGGCAGCGAGGGCGCGCGCGCTTCAAGATCTTTACGGCGTTCCGCTCGCACACGAAAACGCTGCGTACTACCGCGTGTGCCCCGGCAGCGATATGCCCGAAGAGGAATTCCTCGCGCGAATGCTTGAGCTATCAGGCACCTACTTGCACCTGGACTTGCACAATCTATACGCGAACGAGCAGAACCACCGCGCGAGAGGCTATTCCATTCATCGATTTCTGAGCACTATACCGCTCGACCGTATCATCACTATTCATATGGCAGGAGGGCGTTGGATCAACGGTCAGTATCACGACCTTCACGATACCCAGGTTGCAGAAGCCGTTTGGGGCCTGCTCGACGATGTTTTGTCGCGCGCGCGCCCTGGCGCCGTCATCCTCGAATATGAAACCCAATCCCTCTACTGCAATGGGGAAATGGCCGATACCGGCCGGACCACCGATCTAATCCTCTCGGATCTCGAGCGGGGACGCGCGGCATGGGATCGCGCCTACGGCCGGGCGAGCAGGCGCACGACGCGCAGCGAGGCTGCCTAA
- a CDS encoding ABC transporter ATP-binding protein gives MTIIAAMTAEHSATTPLSAKKQRGAVSVDAITKMFGSVKAVDGVSLSVQPGEFVALLGASGSGKSTLLMMIAGFEAPSSGDIKLDGVRINDVPGHRRGFGMVFQNYALFPHMTVAENIAYPLRRRGMSGRDAEREVTKALKLVALDGYGARLPSQLSGGQQQRVALARALVFRPPLLLMDEPLGALDRKLRQQLQMEIKLIHKEVGSTIIFVTHDQEEALSMADRVAVLERGRLQQFGSPRDLYEEPATAFVADFIGEMNFLPAELRRSGQIVGVTAPDLGLLLDLRKDQVLAQDDRGLLAVRPEFVRLETDDDATATVLESAYTGTNQSVLVQVGELRLTARTPVNPGRPLFQSGQRVRVSIEAAHTRVFPAAR, from the coding sequence ATGACGATCATTGCAGCGATGACCGCCGAACATTCGGCCACGACGCCTCTCTCGGCAAAAAAGCAACGCGGCGCAGTGTCAGTCGACGCGATCACCAAGATGTTCGGCTCGGTCAAAGCGGTCGACGGCGTGTCGTTGTCAGTGCAACCTGGCGAGTTCGTGGCGCTGCTCGGCGCCAGTGGATCGGGTAAGTCCACGCTGCTCATGATGATTGCCGGTTTCGAGGCTCCTTCTTCCGGCGATATCAAGCTTGACGGTGTCCGGATCAACGATGTGCCAGGACATCGCCGCGGCTTCGGAATGGTGTTCCAGAATTATGCACTTTTCCCGCACATGACAGTTGCCGAGAACATTGCGTATCCTCTTCGCAGACGGGGCATGAGCGGTCGCGATGCCGAGCGTGAAGTCACGAAGGCGTTGAAGCTGGTCGCGCTTGACGGTTACGGTGCGCGGCTTCCAAGCCAGCTTTCGGGAGGGCAGCAGCAGCGTGTCGCGCTAGCCCGCGCATTGGTGTTCCGTCCACCCCTTCTGTTGATGGACGAGCCACTCGGGGCTCTGGATCGAAAGCTTCGACAACAGCTCCAGATGGAGATCAAGCTAATCCATAAAGAGGTAGGGAGCACGATAATCTTCGTCACTCACGATCAGGAAGAGGCGCTGTCCATGGCCGATCGCGTAGCCGTCCTGGAGCGCGGCCGCCTGCAGCAGTTCGGATCGCCTCGGGATCTGTACGAGGAGCCGGCTACGGCCTTCGTCGCCGATTTCATCGGCGAGATGAACTTCTTGCCGGCGGAGTTACGTCGATCCGGTCAGATTGTTGGGGTGACTGCGCCTGACCTTGGGCTGCTACTCGACCTGCGGAAGGATCAGGTGCTCGCTCAGGACGATCGCGGTCTGCTCGCGGTTCGTCCCGAATTTGTTCGTTTAGAGACTGACGACGATGCCACAGCGACGGTGCTGGAATCCGCATACACTGGCACGAACCAGAGCGTTCTGGTGCAAGTCGGAGAGCTTAGGCTGACGGCGCGGACTCCGGTCAATCCGGGGCGGCCATTATTCCAATCCGGTCAGCGGGTCCGCGTTTCGATTGAGGCTGCGCATACCCGCGTATTTCCAGCCGCGCGTTAA
- a CDS encoding M24 family metallopeptidase produces the protein MNRDLTFSIGEYRRRLLAVQELMADRRLDCVILDEPEMMAWLSGYTVSENLWRACVAPALGEPFLLVRKLDMPPARQRSWMEDIVGFGDWDDPLVALVDALRDRKLTHKHIGVEFQSNSFTVQRYQSLRELLPDSDFCDLERSAWNLRRCKSSEEIAHMRRAGTLLDAALQTTVREVGRGKSQRDVAAVAASAYYKLGFDDGFVGPLNVGSGWDSLHGFLEERPLVDGDIVHIELLPRLRFYTVRIMRSVIVGRATDEQNAAAEKLISLQDQQIAGLRPGALAADVDRIVREGVVAAGLRSTYDNITGYTLGVTPLVSQHTSDLHRCFTPRSDWVIEEGMVFHMYTSAAGLAMSDSVVVTKSGGERLTKAPRQIFETDAK, from the coding sequence ATGAATCGCGATCTCACCTTCTCTATCGGTGAGTACAGGCGGCGGTTGCTCGCAGTACAGGAGCTGATGGCCGATCGCAGGCTCGATTGCGTGATTCTCGACGAACCGGAGATGATGGCTTGGTTGTCGGGGTATACCGTTTCTGAGAATCTCTGGCGTGCATGCGTCGCTCCGGCCTTGGGAGAACCGTTCCTTTTGGTTCGCAAGCTCGATATGCCGCCGGCACGTCAGCGGAGCTGGATGGAAGATATCGTCGGCTTTGGCGACTGGGACGATCCGCTGGTCGCCTTGGTGGATGCGTTACGGGACAGAAAGCTTACTCACAAGCACATCGGCGTCGAATTCCAGTCGAATTCGTTTACTGTTCAGCGCTACCAGAGTCTTCGCGAGCTCCTGCCTGACTCCGACTTCTGCGATCTTGAACGATCCGCATGGAATCTCCGACGGTGCAAGTCGTCCGAGGAGATCGCGCATATGAGGCGTGCAGGTACGCTCCTGGACGCCGCTCTCCAAACGACGGTCAGGGAGGTCGGGCGTGGAAAAAGCCAGCGTGACGTCGCGGCGGTGGCCGCAAGCGCGTACTACAAGCTCGGGTTTGACGATGGCTTCGTCGGCCCGTTGAATGTCGGGTCCGGCTGGGACTCTCTACACGGATTTCTGGAAGAGCGACCTCTGGTCGACGGCGACATCGTTCACATCGAGCTCTTGCCTCGCCTGCGCTTCTATACCGTGCGCATCATGCGCTCTGTCATCGTGGGACGCGCGACAGATGAGCAGAACGCCGCTGCGGAAAAGTTGATCTCACTACAGGACCAGCAGATCGCTGGGCTTCGTCCTGGAGCGCTCGCCGCTGACGTCGATCGCATTGTGCGGGAGGGTGTTGTGGCGGCTGGTCTGCGTAGCACCTACGACAATATTACCGGCTATACGCTCGGAGTGACGCCTCTCGTCTCCCAGCATACGAGCGATCTACATCGCTGTTTCACACCGCGCTCGGATTGGGTGATTGAGGAGGGGATGGTCTTCCACATGTATACCTCAGCGGCAGGTCTTGCGATGAGTGATTCCGTCGTGGTGACCAAAAGCGGCGGCGAACGGCTCACTAAAGCGCCCCGTCAGATCTTCGAAACGGACGCAAAATGA
- a CDS encoding ABC transporter permease subunit, with product MLFAFGYLMPLSQLMLKSLQSDGSWSLKSYGEIASSSSFFWIVLRTLTLALTVTIICLVVAYPLAYAISRCSQRVATLLLFIVTLPYLTSVLIRTYAWIVLLSPSGPINKMLLGLGAISEPLQMVFNSVGVYIGMVQVQLPLMVFPLYAALTRVNPNLTKAAQSLGSPPTDAFLRVTLPASMPGLVSGCTLVFLSCLGFYITPELLGGPDDYLIAQGISLRVLILGNFNEAAAQSSLLLLAVIVIFLVFRRRIAEELDDRSRSDDVGASSALASGFAVSRPLVERISTLSHGASLHLHELLSSIRKPLLYSCAGFALLLLVLPFAVVIPLAFSDAPYLTFPPPAYSLRWFSRLFNNTQWVDALSFSLSWAGLSALLSVAVGVPAAFALVRHRFLGRLPIYLLLISPLIVPHVVMAVSLFFALAGSPLIGSPIAFVLSYTMIGAPYAVVVMIAGLKRFDRTLERAASSLGASPVTTLRTVTLPLLFPTLASAAIFAFIVGFDDVVFGLFLSGPSATPLPMRMWDNIRLEISPQIAVIAVLFLAMLVILCLLRLFVGAAIEGRRTQAGGRT from the coding sequence GTGCTGTTCGCGTTCGGTTATCTGATGCCGCTGTCGCAGCTCATGCTCAAGAGTCTCCAATCGGATGGTAGTTGGTCCCTCAAGAGCTATGGCGAAATCGCGAGCTCGTCCTCATTCTTCTGGATCGTTCTGAGGACGCTCACGCTTGCCTTGACCGTGACCATCATTTGCCTGGTCGTGGCATATCCGCTGGCCTATGCGATCTCTCGATGTTCGCAGAGAGTGGCGACGCTCTTGCTCTTCATCGTCACGCTTCCGTACCTCACTAGCGTTCTCATCCGCACATATGCCTGGATCGTGTTGCTCAGCCCCAGTGGGCCGATAAACAAAATGCTTCTCGGGCTGGGCGCTATTTCCGAGCCGCTTCAGATGGTGTTCAATTCCGTCGGAGTCTATATCGGGATGGTCCAGGTCCAGCTTCCGCTAATGGTATTTCCGTTGTATGCGGCGCTGACGCGAGTCAACCCGAATTTGACCAAGGCCGCGCAGAGCCTGGGAAGTCCGCCGACCGATGCGTTCCTCCGCGTTACGCTTCCGGCATCGATGCCGGGGCTGGTCAGTGGATGTACGCTCGTTTTCCTCTCCTGCCTGGGCTTCTATATTACGCCGGAGCTTTTGGGAGGTCCGGACGACTACCTCATCGCGCAGGGTATCAGCCTCAGGGTCCTGATCCTCGGGAATTTTAACGAGGCGGCTGCTCAATCCTCGCTGCTTCTGCTCGCCGTGATCGTCATCTTTCTCGTATTCCGACGCCGGATTGCAGAAGAGCTAGACGATCGTTCGCGATCGGATGACGTCGGTGCATCGAGCGCCCTTGCTTCCGGGTTTGCCGTGAGCCGACCTCTCGTGGAGCGCATCTCAACGCTGTCGCACGGTGCCTCTTTGCATCTACATGAACTCCTCTCGAGCATTCGGAAGCCATTGCTCTACTCCTGTGCCGGATTTGCGCTTCTGCTGCTCGTTCTCCCGTTCGCGGTGGTCATTCCGCTGGCGTTCAGTGATGCGCCTTATCTGACGTTTCCGCCTCCAGCCTATTCGCTACGGTGGTTCTCCCGGCTGTTCAACAATACCCAATGGGTGGATGCGCTGAGCTTTAGCTTGAGCTGGGCTGGCCTGTCGGCGCTCTTGAGCGTCGCTGTTGGCGTTCCGGCGGCGTTCGCATTGGTCCGTCATCGCTTTTTGGGACGGCTTCCGATCTACCTTCTTCTGATCTCGCCGCTTATCGTTCCACATGTGGTCATGGCCGTGTCGCTCTTCTTTGCGCTTGCGGGCTCTCCGCTGATCGGCTCCCCGATAGCATTCGTCCTCAGCTACACAATGATCGGGGCGCCATATGCCGTCGTTGTCATGATAGCCGGACTGAAGCGGTTCGACCGTACCCTCGAGCGAGCGGCGTCAAGCCTTGGTGCGAGCCCGGTAACGACCCTGCGCACCGTGACTCTGCCTCTCTTGTTTCCCACGCTCGCTAGCGCGGCGATATTCGCCTTCATTGTGGGCTTCGATGACGTGGTATTTGGCCTTTTTCTAAGCGGGCCATCCGCTACGCCGTTGCCTATGCGGATGTGGGACAACATCCGTCTGGAGATCAGTCCGCAGATCGCGGTGATCGCTGTATTGTTCTTGGCCATGCTGGTTATTCTCTGTCTCCTGCGTCTCTTTGTCGGAGCGGCCATTGAAGGGCGCCGGACGCAAGCCGGAGGCCGAACTTGA
- a CDS encoding polyamine ABC transporter substrate-binding protein produces MVDIVRRRLLQGTALVGGLAATRSLFPAPAIAQIPKGTGQVVVYDGGGSWGEAKRIAYFEPFERETGIKVIAQPRTDTGAARASVLAGAPRYDVMILPGGKAPTFERDNLLVPIDYGYFDKADLDAFSPIKVGKFTVPAIVYSLFIAYDSSKFTSNAPNSWADVWDVQKFAGRRSLMAGTWASDGGTFEAALLADGVEPSKLYPLDWDRAFKSLARIKPNIVKWWNTGAEAPQLIIDKLITAGSAWNGRVSAANEQGAKIGYTWNQGMLQYDCWVVLKGAKNADNAFKFLAFSARAENQAKFVQHILYAPPNSRAFEFIPPQRAKLLPTSSDARKQQFVQDYEFWNAPGAGGRANNEIAVAQWERWLAGAR; encoded by the coding sequence ATGGTCGACATCGTAAGGCGCAGACTTCTTCAGGGCACCGCGTTGGTTGGAGGCCTTGCGGCGACCCGCTCGCTGTTTCCCGCTCCGGCGATCGCTCAAATTCCGAAAGGCACCGGTCAAGTTGTCGTCTACGACGGCGGCGGATCCTGGGGTGAGGCAAAGCGGATAGCCTACTTCGAGCCTTTCGAGCGCGAGACCGGCATCAAAGTGATCGCGCAACCTCGCACCGATACGGGAGCTGCGCGCGCGAGCGTTCTCGCGGGAGCGCCTCGCTATGACGTGATGATCTTGCCGGGTGGTAAGGCGCCGACTTTCGAACGGGACAATCTGTTGGTTCCTATCGATTACGGCTATTTCGACAAGGCCGACCTCGATGCGTTTAGTCCCATCAAAGTCGGCAAGTTCACGGTACCGGCAATCGTCTATTCGCTATTCATCGCGTACGACTCGTCGAAATTTACGTCCAACGCGCCGAACTCTTGGGCGGACGTATGGGATGTTCAGAAATTCGCAGGGCGCCGTTCTTTAATGGCGGGTACGTGGGCCTCCGACGGCGGCACGTTCGAGGCAGCGCTGTTGGCGGACGGTGTTGAGCCATCTAAGCTCTATCCTTTGGACTGGGATCGTGCGTTCAAGAGCCTCGCGCGTATCAAGCCCAACATTGTGAAATGGTGGAATACGGGTGCCGAAGCGCCTCAACTTATCATCGACAAGTTGATCACAGCCGGCAGCGCCTGGAACGGTCGAGTTTCCGCCGCCAACGAGCAGGGCGCGAAGATAGGCTACACCTGGAATCAAGGCATGCTGCAATACGATTGCTGGGTCGTGTTGAAAGGAGCGAAAAACGCGGACAATGCCTTCAAGTTCCTCGCCTTCTCGGCTCGCGCCGAAAATCAGGCGAAGTTCGTTCAGCATATCCTGTATGCACCCCCGAATTCGCGGGCCTTCGAATTTATCCCGCCACAACGGGCCAAGCTTCTGCCCACGTCGTCAGATGCGCGCAAACAACAGTTCGTTCAGGACTATGAGTTCTGGAACGCGCCAGGTGCTGGCGGGCGCGCGAACAACGAAATTGCCGTTGCTCAGTGGGAGCGATGGCTCGCGGGTGCGCGGTAG